Proteins encoded in a region of the Zea mays cultivar B73 chromosome 2, Zm-B73-REFERENCE-NAM-5.0, whole genome shotgun sequence genome:
- the LOC100280212 gene encoding Pectin acetylesterase 7, whose translation MKPLSFSGILGGNQKSNPDFYNWNRVKIRYCDGSSFTGDVEAVDTAKDLRYRGFRVWRAVIDDLLTVRGMSKAQNALLSGCSAGGLAAILHCDRFHDLFPAKTKVKCFSDAGYFFDGKDISGNFYARSIYKSVVNLHGSAKNLPASCTSKPKQSPELCMFPQYVVPTMRTPLFILNAAYDSWQVKNVLAPSPADPKKTWAQCKLDIKSCSASQLTTLQNFRTDFLAALPKTQSVGMFIDSCNAHCQSGSQDTWLADGSPTVNKTQIGKAVGDWYYDREVPRQIDCPYPCNPTCKNRDDD comes from the exons ATGAAGCCACTCTCGTTTTCAGGGATATTAGGCGGCAACCAAAAATCCAATCCTG ATTTCTACAACTGGAATAGAGTAAAGATCAGATACTGTGATGGTTCATCATTTACTGGTGACGTTGAGGCTGTGGACACT GCGAAAGATCTCCGTTACAGAGGGTTCAGAGTCTGGCGTGCCGTCATCGATGATCTACTTACTGTGAGGGGAATGAGCAAGGCGCAAAAT GCTCTTCTTTCTGGATGCTCAGCCGGAGGTCTAGCAGCAATACTACACTGTGACAGATTCCATGATCTGTTTCCAGCGAAAACAAAGGTCAAGTGTTTTTCTGATGCTGGATATTTTTTCGATGG GAAGGATATCTCCGGGAACTTTTACGCTAGGTCAATCTATAAGAGCGTTGTGAATCTACAT GGATCAGCCAAAAATTTACCAGCTTCATGTACCTCAAAGCCAAAGCAATCACCTGAGCTG TGTATGTTCCCACAGTATGTTGTCCCGACAATGCGCACACCATTGTTCATACTTAATGCAGCCTACGATTCGTGGCAG GTCAAGAACGTCCTAGCACCTAGTCCAGCTGATCCGAAGAAGACTTGGgcccaatgcaagcttgacatcaAGAGCTGCTCCGCCAGCCAACTCACAACCTTGCAAA ATTTCAGGACAGATTTTCTGGCAGCACTCCCTAAAACGCAGTCTGTAGGCATGTTCATCGACTCATGCAATGCTCACTGCCAATCAGGATCTCAAGACACGTGGCTAGCCGATGGTTCTCCCACGGTTAACAAGACG CAAATTGGCAAGGCGGTGGGGGACTGGTACTACGATAGGGAGGTCCCTCGGCAGATTGATTGCCCGTATCCCTGCAACCCAACTTGCAAGAACCGTGATGATGATTGA
- the LOC100280212 gene encoding pectin acetylesterase 7 isoform X1 gives MAASGAWLARATATAVLGFVLAVASAEAASGDVEMVFLKAAVAKGAVCLDGSPPVYHFSPGSGSGANNWVVHMEGGGWCRNPDECAVRKGNFRGSSKFMKPLSFSGILGGNQKSNPDFYNWNRVKIRYCDGSSFTGDVEAVDTAKDLRYRGFRVWRAVIDDLLTVRGMSKAQNALLSGCSAGGLAAILHCDRFHDLFPAKTKVKCFSDAGYFFDGKDISGNFYARSIYKSVVNLHGSAKNLPASCTSKPKQSPELCMFPQYVVPTMRTPLFILNAAYDSWQVKNVLAPSPADPKKTWAQCKLDIKSCSASQLTTLQNFRTDFLAALPKTQSVGMFIDSCNAHCQSGSQDTWLADGSPTVNKTQIGKAVGDWYYDREVPRQIDCPYPCNPTCKNRDDD, from the exons ATGGCGGCGTCCGGGGCATGGCTGGCCCGTGCGACGGCGACGGCGGTGCTGGGTTTCGTCCTGGCGGTGGCGTCAGCTGAGGCGGCATCGGGGGACGTGGAGATGGTGTTCCTCAAGGCCGCGGTGGCCAAAGGCGCAG TGTGCTTGGACGGCAGCCCACCGGTGTACCATTTCTCTCCCGGCTCCGGTTCTGGCGCCAATAACTGGGTCGTCCACATGGAG GGAGGAGGGTGGTGCAGGAATCCTGATGAGTGTGCTGTCCGCAAGGGCAACTTCAGGGGCTCCTCCAAATTTATGAAGCCACTCTCGTTTTCAGGGATATTAGGCGGCAACCAAAAATCCAATCCTG ATTTCTACAACTGGAATAGAGTAAAGATCAGATACTGTGATGGTTCATCATTTACTGGTGACGTTGAGGCTGTGGACACT GCGAAAGATCTCCGTTACAGAGGGTTCAGAGTCTGGCGTGCCGTCATCGATGATCTACTTACTGTGAGGGGAATGAGCAAGGCGCAAAAT GCTCTTCTTTCTGGATGCTCAGCCGGAGGTCTAGCAGCAATACTACACTGTGACAGATTCCATGATCTGTTTCCAGCGAAAACAAAGGTCAAGTGTTTTTCTGATGCTGGATATTTTTTCGATGG GAAGGATATCTCCGGGAACTTTTACGCTAGGTCAATCTATAAGAGCGTTGTGAATCTACAT GGATCAGCCAAAAATTTACCAGCTTCATGTACCTCAAAGCCAAAGCAATCACCTGAGCTG TGTATGTTCCCACAGTATGTTGTCCCGACAATGCGCACACCATTGTTCATACTTAATGCAGCCTACGATTCGTGGCAG GTCAAGAACGTCCTAGCACCTAGTCCAGCTGATCCGAAGAAGACTTGGgcccaatgcaagcttgacatcaAGAGCTGCTCCGCCAGCCAACTCACAACCTTGCAAA ATTTCAGGACAGATTTTCTGGCAGCACTCCCTAAAACGCAGTCTGTAGGCATGTTCATCGACTCATGCAATGCTCACTGCCAATCAGGATCTCAAGACACGTGGCTAGCCGATGGTTCTCCCACGGTTAACAAGACG CAAATTGGCAAGGCGGTGGGGGACTGGTACTACGATAGGGAGGTCCCTCGGCAGATTGATTGCCCGTATCCCTGCAACCCAACTTGCAAGAACCGTGATGATGATTGA